The following coding sequences lie in one Jonesia denitrificans DSM 20603 genomic window:
- a CDS encoding DUF2599 domain-containing protein encodes MRRVMWVAACVMVAAVVAGCGGSAPGGEANRPAPSASEPLSSRAPGDATTRDDDVALSPSATVTVDGQGWSVTGGRVVSGDPHSGAVVRVPLSKNGTVAVALEGPDGLAAQVEVDGTVAVTVEGEFVVGLSAAREVASGDGAGDVVGRWAVREGGALVVELADAPVTHDGSVAVTVGIDSVGSVTWGVAEGGSSLAVTPSTWGRAGGVTVARFGWADVVERDADADIPGMEEQFACHALGASAKDTWNLEPWRPAVPLPQMMAALCNPESQ; translated from the coding sequence ATGAGACGTGTGATGTGGGTAGCAGCGTGTGTGATGGTGGCGGCGGTGGTTGCTGGGTGCGGTGGTTCTGCGCCGGGCGGGGAGGCGAACCGCCCGGCACCGTCGGCGTCTGAACCATTATCCTCACGCGCACCTGGGGACGCCACGACACGTGATGACGACGTGGCGTTGTCACCCTCGGCAACGGTCACGGTAGATGGTCAGGGGTGGTCCGTGACTGGTGGGCGCGTCGTCTCTGGTGATCCTCACTCCGGCGCCGTGGTGCGGGTACCTCTGAGCAAGAACGGTACGGTCGCTGTGGCCCTGGAGGGGCCAGATGGGTTGGCTGCGCAGGTTGAGGTTGATGGCACCGTTGCAGTGACGGTCGAGGGTGAGTTTGTTGTGGGGTTGTCCGCTGCGCGTGAGGTCGCAAGTGGTGATGGGGCTGGGGATGTGGTGGGCAGGTGGGCGGTGCGAGAGGGCGGCGCGCTGGTGGTGGAGCTTGCCGATGCGCCGGTGACGCACGACGGGTCGGTTGCGGTCACAGTGGGCATAGATTCTGTGGGGTCTGTCACATGGGGGGTGGCGGAGGGAGGGTCGTCGTTGGCGGTGACTCCGAGCACGTGGGGTCGCGCTGGCGGCGTCACGGTGGCCCGCTTCGGGTGGGCTGACGTTGTGGAGCGTGACGCTGATGCTGATATTCCGGGGATGGAGGAACAGTTTGCTTGTCACGCGTTGGGCGCCTCGGCGAAGGACACGTGGAATCTGGAACCGTGGCGTCCTGCGGTGCCGCTGCCGCAGATGATGGCGGCGCTATGTAACCCAGAGTCACAATAA
- a CDS encoding siderophore ABC transporter substrate-binding protein — translation MKTTTRSTLGISAALATLLALGACSSEAQGDNAADTTADSGDTISVTHAQGTTDVPVNPDTVYTFDLGVLDSLTSLGVDVAGVPDAVYPASLSQYASDDYAKVGSMKEPDLEAIANGDPDLIIISARLSESYEELSKIAPTIDLTVDATDPLPSFTEHTETLGKIFDKEDEVAGKLTGITEQIDSIKAEAANAGNALILMTSATEVTAYGAGSRFGLIHDVLGFPTAADIASEGPHGEAVSFEFVKETNPDILYAIDRDAAFGESTDASEAVLDNELVNSTNAAKNNKIINLDGGSWYLVGYGLNNLPAMIGEVAQAL, via the coding sequence GTGAAGACAACCACGAGGTCCACCCTCGGAATCAGCGCAGCCCTCGCCACCCTCCTGGCACTTGGAGCATGCAGCTCTGAAGCCCAAGGCGACAACGCCGCCGACACCACCGCAGATTCCGGTGACACCATCAGCGTGACTCACGCACAAGGCACCACTGATGTGCCCGTCAACCCCGACACGGTCTACACCTTCGACCTAGGTGTCCTTGACTCCCTCACCTCACTGGGTGTTGACGTTGCCGGTGTCCCCGACGCCGTCTACCCTGCCTCACTGTCGCAATACGCCTCCGACGACTACGCCAAAGTCGGTTCCATGAAAGAACCCGACCTTGAAGCAATCGCCAACGGCGACCCCGACCTCATCATCATCTCCGCGCGACTATCAGAGTCCTACGAAGAACTCTCCAAAATCGCCCCCACCATTGACCTCACCGTCGACGCCACCGACCCACTGCCCTCCTTCACCGAACACACCGAAACACTGGGCAAAATCTTCGACAAGGAAGACGAAGTGGCCGGGAAACTCACCGGCATCACCGAACAAATTGACTCCATCAAAGCCGAGGCAGCCAACGCTGGTAACGCTCTGATCCTCATGACCTCCGCCACTGAAGTCACCGCATACGGCGCCGGGTCCCGCTTTGGTCTCATCCACGACGTCCTCGGTTTCCCCACCGCCGCCGACATCGCTTCCGAAGGCCCACACGGTGAAGCCGTATCCTTCGAGTTCGTCAAAGAAACAAACCCTGACATCCTCTACGCGATCGACCGTGACGCTGCCTTCGGTGAATCCACCGACGCCTCCGAGGCTGTCCTCGACAATGAACTCGTCAACTCCACCAACGCCGCCAAAAACAACAAGATCATCAACCTTGACGGTGGCTCCTGGTACCTCGTGGGATACGGGCTCAACAACCTTCCCGCCATGATCGGCGAAGTCGCACAAGCCCTGTAA